The Chanodichthys erythropterus isolate Z2021 chromosome 14, ASM2448905v1, whole genome shotgun sequence genome window below encodes:
- the olig2 gene encoding oligodendrocyte transcription factor 2, whose translation MDSDTSRVSSRPSSPEGDDLFLSAVKKSVGFSGAVSSTQSDSPPELRGADLRGVSSADEDAVALKLLSKKDRKLLSETELQSMRLKINSRERKRMHDLNIAMDGLREVMPYAHGPSVRKLSKIATLLLARNYILMLSNSLEEMKRLVSEIYGGGSGAHHAGFHPSGCGTLTHAAAAPLPGHPATVSHSSHPVHHPLLPPAVSTAASLSGPGLSAVRPHHGLLKAPSASGPLGAGFQHWGAGIPCPCSMCQVPPPHVSGMSTVSMPRLTSDSK comes from the coding sequence ATGGACTCCGACACGAGCCGAGTGTCCAGTAGACCTTCCTCTCCTGAAGGCGATGATCTTTTCCTGTCCGCAGTCAAGAAGTCCGTGGGTTTCTCCGGCGCCGTCTCCTCCACACAGAGCGATTCTCCTCCGGAGTTAAGAGGCGCAGATCTGCGTGGCGTCTCCAGCGCCGATGAGGACGCAGTGGCTCTGAAGTTGCTCTCCAAAAAGGACCGTAAACTTCTATCCGAGACCGAACTGCAGAGTATGCGCCTCAAGATCAACAGCCGCGAGAGGAAGCGCATGCACGACCTCAACATCGCCATGGACGGGCTCCGGGAGGTCATGCCCTACGCCCACGGGCCATCCGTGCGCAAGCTCTCCAAAATAGCCACCCTGCTGCTCGCGCGCAACTATATCCTTATGCTGAGCAACTCGCTGGAGGAGATGAAACGGCTCGTGAGCGAGATCTACGGCGGAGGGAGCGGGGCCCACCACGCCGGTTTCCACCCGTCCGGTTGTGGCACCCTTACGCACGCGGCGGCCGCTCCGTTACCGGGTCACCCTGCTACTGTCTCGCATTCCTCTCACCCGGTACATCATCCTCTGCTACCACCGGCAGTCTCCACTGCCGCATCTCTCTCCGGCCCGGGTCTGTCAGCCGTCAGGCCGCATCACGGACTCCTCAAGGCACCATCGGCCTCAGGGCCACTCGGCGCTGGTTTCCAGCACTGGGGTGCTGGGATCCCGTGTCCGTGTAGCATGTGCCAGGTGCCTCCGCCTCATGTGTCTGGTATGAGCACCGTCAGCATGCCACGACTGACCAGTGACTCAAAATAA